One window from the genome of Deinobacterium chartae encodes:
- the cas6e gene encoding type I-E CRISPR-associated protein Cas6/Cse3/CasE yields the protein MYLSRLILNARSRQVQQDLRNAYDLHRTLCFAWADDGEALPPHERVLWRPDGEHPPALLVQSRAAPDWGRLLTRHPGYLETFQTTHLGADKLAALTRQGGIYRFRLRANPSVKKAGKRYGLYSAPAQANWLLRQAESAGVELLEFRIAGSERFRASKGSSTPRLTLCAATFEGHLRVTDPQRLRPALEGGVGHGKAFGLGLLSLAPAP from the coding sequence ATGTACCTCTCCCGCCTGATCCTCAACGCCCGCAGCCGCCAGGTACAGCAGGACCTGCGCAACGCCTACGACCTGCACCGCACCCTCTGCTTCGCCTGGGCGGACGACGGCGAAGCGCTGCCCCCGCACGAACGGGTGCTGTGGCGCCCGGACGGCGAACACCCACCTGCGCTGCTGGTCCAGTCCCGCGCCGCTCCTGACTGGGGCCGCCTGCTGACCCGCCACCCCGGCTACCTGGAGACCTTCCAGACCACGCACCTGGGCGCGGACAAACTCGCGGCCCTCACCCGCCAAGGGGGTATCTACCGCTTCCGACTGCGCGCCAATCCCAGCGTCAAAAAGGCCGGAAAGCGCTACGGCCTGTACAGCGCGCCCGCCCAGGCAAACTGGCTGCTGCGCCAGGCCGAAAGCGCCGGGGTGGAACTGCTCGAGTTCCGCATCGCGGGCAGCGAGCGCTTCCGGGCCAGCAAGGGCAGCAGCACGCCCCGCCTGACCCTGTGTGCCGCCACCTTCGAAGGCCACCTGCGCGTCACCGACCCGCAGCGCCTGCGCCCCGCCCTCGAGGGTGGTGTCGGGCACGGCAAGGCCTTCGGGCTGGGGCTGCTCAGCCTCGCCCCCGCCCCCTGA
- the cas2e gene encoding type I-E CRISPR-associated endoribonuclease Cas2e: MTVIVLESVPTSLKGELSRWLLEASTGVYVGQVSALVRDLLWEKCVTYARRGRCTLLYRTNGEQGFAIRLHGDRTRTVLNFDGLDLIGVQDARWATYLEEVQARED, encoded by the coding sequence ATGACGGTGATCGTCCTGGAGAGCGTGCCGACGAGCCTGAAAGGTGAACTCAGCCGCTGGCTCCTCGAGGCCAGCACCGGCGTGTACGTCGGGCAAGTCAGCGCCCTGGTGCGCGACCTGCTGTGGGAGAAGTGCGTCACCTATGCCCGGCGGGGCCGCTGCACCCTGCTCTACCGCACCAACGGCGAACAGGGATTCGCCATACGCCTGCACGGTGACCGTACCCGAACGGTCTTGAACTTTGACGGATTGGACTTGATCGGGGTTCAAGACGCACGCTGGGCCACGTACCTCGAGGAGGTGCAGGCCCGGGAAGATTGA
- the cas5e gene encoding type I-E CRISPR-associated protein Cas5/CasD, with translation MPTLLLRIVAPMQSWGSRSRFDDRDTEREPTKSGVIGLIAAALGRPRDADVSDLAALRFGVRVDRAGSLHTDYHTAREGASTAVTRRHYLADAAFLVGLEGDAALLERIEAALRNPVWPPFLGRKSFVPARPLFLEDGGLREAPLEAALRAQAPVHSRPDNMTRYALELLPGERPAAGHAVSVRNDQPAGTFAQRRYAARQVAVWSEPRPQPPATAQEER, from the coding sequence GTGCCCACCCTGCTGTTGCGGATCGTGGCTCCCATGCAGTCTTGGGGCAGCCGCTCCCGCTTCGATGACCGCGACACCGAGCGCGAACCGACCAAAAGCGGCGTGATCGGGCTGATCGCCGCCGCCCTGGGCCGCCCGCGCGACGCGGACGTCAGCGACCTCGCCGCGCTGCGCTTCGGAGTCCGCGTGGACCGCGCAGGCAGCCTGCACACCGACTACCACACCGCCCGGGAAGGAGCCAGCACCGCCGTCACCCGCCGTCACTACCTCGCCGACGCCGCCTTTTTGGTCGGCCTCGAGGGGGACGCGGCGCTGCTCGAGCGCATCGAGGCGGCGCTGCGCAACCCGGTGTGGCCCCCGTTTCTGGGCCGCAAGAGCTTCGTGCCCGCCCGGCCGCTGTTCCTCGAAGACGGCGGCTTGCGTGAGGCCCCCCTCGAGGCCGCCTTGCGCGCCCAGGCTCCGGTGCACAGCAGGCCCGACAACATGACCCGCTACGCCCTCGAGCTGTTGCCCGGCGAGCGACCTGCCGCAGGCCACGCGGTGAGTGTCCGCAACGACCAGCCCGCCGGAACCTTCGCGCAGCGCCGCTACGCCGCGCGGCAGGTCGCGGTGTGGTCCGAGCCGCGCCCGCAGCCACCTGCCACCGCTCAGGAGGAGCGCTGA
- a CDS encoding MFS transporter — protein sequence MRFSMLSLATGAFGIGMTEFVAMGLLPDIARDQHVSIPVAGYLISTYALGVVIGAPTLAIFTRKLQPKTVLAGLMVLFAIGNLLSALAPSFATLLLTRLLSGLPHGAFFGVGAVVATRLAPRGREAQTMALMFLGLSLANVGECQD from the coding sequence ATGCGCTTTTCCATGCTCTCCCTCGCCACCGGCGCGTTTGGCATCGGCATGACCGAGTTCGTCGCCATGGGCCTGCTGCCCGACATCGCCCGTGACCAGCACGTCAGCATCCCCGTGGCCGGCTACCTGATCTCCACCTACGCCCTTGGCGTGGTGATCGGCGCGCCCACGCTCGCCATCTTTACCCGCAAACTCCAGCCAAAAACCGTCCTGGCCGGACTGATGGTGCTGTTCGCCATCGGCAACCTGCTGTCCGCCCTTGCCCCTTCTTTTGCCACCCTGCTGCTGACCCGCCTGCTGTCCGGCCTGCCGCACGGCGCTTTTTTCGGGGTGGGCGCGGTCGTCGCCACCCGCCTTGCCCCGCGCGGGCGCGAAGCGCAGACCATGGCGCTGATGTTCCTGGGCCTGTCGCTGGCCAACGTGGGTGAATGCCAAGATTGA
- a CDS encoding type II toxin-antitoxin system death-on-curing family toxin, which yields MRTPEWLTLEEVLELHDSVLELHGGSRGVRDHNVLHSALQNPQDVAYYEPGSDLADLAAAYLVSLATGHAFTDGNKRTALTAMLVFLHLNGHPLRLGGDPLYRLVLDAATGALDRAAVAAFIRPHLTP from the coding sequence TTGCGGACTCCTGAGTGGCTGACCCTCGAGGAGGTGCTCGAGCTGCACGACAGCGTGCTCGAGTTGCACGGCGGTTCCCGCGGCGTGCGCGACCACAACGTGCTGCACTCGGCGCTGCAAAACCCGCAGGACGTCGCCTACTATGAGCCCGGCAGCGACCTCGCTGACCTGGCCGCCGCCTACCTCGTCAGCCTGGCGACCGGACACGCCTTTACCGACGGGAACAAGCGCACTGCGCTCACGGCGATGCTGGTGTTCTTGCACCTGAACGGCCACCCGCTGCGGCTGGGCGGCGATCCGCTCTACCGGTTGGTGCTCGACGCCGCAACCGGCGCGCTGGACCGCGCCGCGGTCGCGGCGTTCATCCGACCGCACCTCACCCCCTAA
- the cas1e gene encoding type I-E CRISPR-associated endonuclease Cas1e: MTSESQRIIWTRQNLRELPKFRDGLSYLYLEHARLEVQERAITCLQPRGAVDIPVAALGVLLLGPGTTVTHAAIKALADGGCTVLWVGEDSTRLYAGGLGETRSSARLQRQVLLWAHETSRLRVVRAMYALRFGHSVPGHLTLRQIRGMEGARVRDAYARASRESGVPWSGRTYRRNNWGADPINRALSAGNTCLYGLAHAAILSGGYSPALGFIHTGRQLSFVYDIADLYKTDYVVPAAFEAVSELPESIESRVRTLLRARITRTRLLERMVSDLHALMDADPNEDETDAADPGELWDPDGNVPGGVAYDGDRPGERADEPER, encoded by the coding sequence ATGACTTCGGAAAGCCAGCGCATCATCTGGACCCGGCAGAACCTGCGCGAACTCCCCAAGTTCCGCGACGGTCTCTCGTACCTGTACCTCGAACACGCCCGCCTCGAGGTACAGGAGCGGGCCATCACCTGCCTACAGCCTCGGGGGGCCGTAGACATTCCGGTTGCCGCCCTGGGAGTGTTGCTGCTCGGCCCCGGCACCACCGTCACGCACGCGGCCATCAAAGCCCTGGCCGACGGTGGCTGTACGGTGCTGTGGGTCGGAGAGGACAGCACGCGGCTGTATGCGGGCGGCCTGGGCGAAACACGCTCGAGCGCCCGATTGCAGCGCCAGGTACTACTGTGGGCTCACGAGACCTCACGGCTGCGCGTGGTACGGGCAATGTACGCCCTGCGCTTCGGGCACAGCGTCCCGGGCCACCTCACCCTGCGCCAGATCCGGGGCATGGAAGGTGCCCGAGTGCGCGACGCCTACGCCCGAGCCAGCAGAGAAAGCGGCGTTCCCTGGTCGGGACGCACCTATCGCCGTAACAACTGGGGTGCCGATCCCATTAACCGGGCCCTGAGCGCCGGCAACACCTGCCTGTACGGCCTGGCGCATGCCGCAATCCTCAGCGGCGGGTACAGCCCGGCCCTGGGCTTCATTCACACCGGCAGACAGCTTTCCTTCGTGTACGACATCGCCGACCTGTACAAGACCGACTATGTTGTGCCCGCCGCGTTCGAAGCGGTCTCGGAGCTTCCTGAGAGCATCGAGTCTCGCGTGCGTACCCTGCTGCGCGCCCGCATCACCCGCACCCGCCTGCTCGAACGCATGGTCAGCGACCTGCACGCCCTGATGGACGCAGACCCCAACGAAGACGAAACGGACGCTGCCGACCCCGGCGAGCTGTGGGACCCGGACGGCAACGTCCCGGGAGGTGTGGCATATGACGGTGATCGTCCTGGAGAGCGTGCCGACGAGCCTGAAAGGTGA
- the cas7e gene encoding type I-E CRISPR-associated protein Cas7/Cse4/CasC → MNAVLEIHILQNFAPSNLNRDDTGSPKDAFFGGVRRARISSQSFKRAMRTYFREQQLLKPDELAVRTKRVVDALTERLEEMGRDLSEANARVVAALGGMGLKADEDKSQYLLFLGEREIARIAQLIHERWDELNVAEAEGGKKGKDAKKAAKAAIPADLSKQLRGLLDGGKAVDLALFGRMLADLPERNADAAAQVAHALGTSRAEREFDFYTAVDDLKPEDTAGADMLGTVEFVSATYYRYANVDLEQLTKNLQGDTDLALRGLEAFLRASIFAAPSGKQNTFAAHNLPSFVAFTVRRNASPRSLANAFETPVQPLGRQGLIEGSVQALVKEWQQLDGKFGQGGQTAYLATVSVPEGIPGAQEAPNVDALVEAALREARAALGV, encoded by the coding sequence ATGAACGCCGTCTTGGAAATCCACATCCTGCAGAACTTCGCTCCCAGCAACCTCAACCGCGACGACACCGGCAGCCCCAAAGACGCCTTTTTCGGCGGCGTGCGCCGCGCGCGCATCAGCAGCCAGAGCTTTAAACGCGCCATGCGCACCTACTTCCGCGAGCAGCAACTGCTGAAGCCCGACGAACTCGCCGTGCGCACCAAACGCGTTGTAGACGCGCTTACCGAGCGCCTCGAGGAGATGGGCCGGGACTTGAGCGAGGCAAATGCGCGCGTTGTCGCCGCGCTGGGCGGCATGGGCCTCAAGGCGGACGAGGACAAGAGCCAGTACCTGCTGTTTCTGGGCGAACGCGAGATCGCACGCATCGCGCAGCTGATTCACGAGCGCTGGGATGAGCTGAACGTCGCCGAGGCCGAAGGCGGCAAAAAGGGTAAGGACGCCAAGAAGGCCGCCAAGGCCGCGATCCCCGCCGACCTGAGCAAGCAACTGCGCGGCCTGCTCGACGGCGGCAAGGCGGTGGACCTCGCGCTGTTCGGCCGCATGCTGGCCGATCTGCCCGAACGCAACGCCGACGCCGCAGCACAAGTTGCCCACGCGCTGGGCACCAGCCGCGCCGAGCGCGAGTTCGACTTCTACACCGCCGTGGACGACCTCAAACCCGAAGACACCGCCGGTGCGGACATGCTCGGTACCGTTGAGTTCGTGAGCGCCACCTACTACCGCTACGCCAACGTGGACCTCGAGCAGCTCACCAAGAACTTGCAGGGCGACACGGACCTTGCCTTGCGCGGCCTCGAGGCGTTCTTGCGCGCCAGCATCTTCGCAGCTCCCAGCGGCAAGCAGAACACGTTTGCGGCGCACAACCTGCCGAGCTTCGTGGCCTTCACGGTGCGCCGCAACGCCAGCCCCCGCAGCCTCGCAAACGCCTTCGAGACGCCGGTTCAGCCGCTCGGGAGGCAGGGACTGATCGAGGGCAGCGTGCAGGCCCTGGTCAAAGAGTGGCAGCAGCTGGACGGAAAATTCGGGCAGGGCGGACAGACCGCCTACCTCGCCACCGTCTCTGTCCCCGAGGGCATTCCGGGCGCGCAGGAAGCCCCTAACGTAGATGCCCTCGTGGAGGCGGCGCTGCGCGAGGCGCGTGCGGCCCTGGGGGTCTGA
- a CDS encoding DUF3592 domain-containing protein, translating to MSYSFKIKNPRVAGWIFMLLGLACAAVLVWAFASATLTARWPTTTGTVVYSEIVEHVERDDDGDLEVMYEPRVTYTYAVEGTSRQGNRIGYMAASWSDRALAETVVQRYPLGQPVRVHYDPSRPEDALLEPGLSPLMWLWMLLPAAAVALGSWLARIPRVPLRTAVRY from the coding sequence GTGAGCTATTCGTTCAAGATCAAAAACCCCCGCGTTGCCGGCTGGATTTTCATGCTGCTCGGTCTGGCCTGCGCGGCCGTGCTGGTGTGGGCTTTCGCGTCCGCGACCCTCACGGCGCGCTGGCCCACCACCACCGGCACCGTGGTGTACAGCGAGATCGTGGAGCACGTGGAACGCGACGATGACGGCGACCTCGAGGTGATGTACGAGCCCAGGGTGACCTACACGTACGCGGTGGAGGGGACCTCCCGTCAGGGGAATCGCATCGGATACATGGCCGCGTCGTGGTCGGACCGCGCGCTGGCCGAGACCGTCGTGCAGCGTTACCCGCTGGGGCAGCCGGTCCGGGTGCATTACGACCCGAGTCGCCCAGAGGACGCGCTGCTCGAGCCGGGGCTTTCCCCACTGATGTGGTTGTGGATGCTGCTGCCTGCCGCCGCTGTGGCCCTGGGCAGCTGGCTTGCCCGGATACCACGCGTTCCGTTGAGGACCGCCGTCCGCTATTGA
- the casB gene encoding type I-E CRISPR-associated protein Cse2/CasB, which produces MTAQPKPPLEAEDAFIRALASLGRGELAELRRSLSARSGASYRLERPIFEHLPARYHGGWGHDAAFLVAGLYALVERPTDRPDTADTAKASPSVRRNLGHDLGRLYRLHERPSTEKRFLALLDTDETQLPYHLRYAVTLLNAEDIRPDWARLLADIAAWHRPERRDEIRQRWAQAFYRPQTDAPPTESPAPLEENA; this is translated from the coding sequence GTGACCGCGCAGCCCAAACCCCCGCTTGAGGCAGAAGACGCCTTTATCCGTGCCCTCGCGTCCCTGGGGCGTGGCGAGCTCGCCGAGCTGCGCCGCAGCCTGAGTGCCCGCAGCGGAGCGAGCTACCGCCTCGAGCGCCCCATCTTCGAGCACCTCCCCGCGCGCTACCACGGCGGCTGGGGTCACGACGCCGCCTTCCTGGTCGCGGGCCTGTACGCGCTGGTCGAGCGCCCCACCGACCGGCCGGACACGGCGGACACCGCCAAGGCGTCCCCGAGCGTCCGCCGCAACCTCGGGCACGACCTGGGCCGTCTGTATCGTCTGCACGAGCGGCCCAGCACCGAGAAGCGCTTCTTGGCCCTGCTCGACACGGATGAAACGCAATTGCCCTACCACCTGCGGTACGCCGTGACCTTGCTGAACGCCGAGGACATCCGGCCCGACTGGGCACGCCTGCTCGCCGACATCGCCGCCTGGCACCGCCCGGAGCGCCGCGACGAAATCCGTCAACGCTGGGCGCAGGCTTTCTACCGCCCGCAGACCGACGCGCCGCCCACCGAGTCCCCCGCCCCCCTCGAGGAGAACGCCTGA
- the casA gene encoding type I-E CRISPR-associated protein Cse1/CasA encodes MTDASFNLLTEPWIPVRPLGSPSLRLVSLREALAAGRDFSGVEDSSPLQTVAVYRLMLAVLHRALMGPKDADEALEYLEAGQFPPDALESYLERYAPRFDLFGPQPFLQVPDLPTDGYVQTWERLGAEVGGGNTTLLFNPTRREGYVSPALTPAEAARRLIEHQTFALGGLTRKFTSAATGAPVATAALIMARGRNLHETLCLNLVPYVQGIEADVPPWEAAPLTLHDMRQFYPNGGKEKLAQPVRGIVQGYVWQGRSVRLEREQDGSVRFIAYAEGVPPNLAASWRDPMVALRPLKDGTLYPLKLSAERLFWRDFEAILPDRSRELAATEDGRVRFSQGAQPAVLQHAFEVLGELRGSAVFSLPLMVFGQVNDQAKIELWRFETYDLPPAVLGDPEVAQHVPDALTRAKDVRDALNAALRRLAEGLLSSGERDPHKDDISRLTRSLGAEQQYWSQLERPFQAFVLALREDAAPALSGWNAQLRAAALDAWELAGRGAGQSARALRARYEAEPSLMKQLYTLTGGQRDRAAQTPA; translated from the coding sequence TTGACCGATGCATCGTTCAACCTGCTCACCGAGCCCTGGATTCCCGTGCGGCCCCTCGGCTCCCCCAGCCTGCGCCTGGTCAGCCTGCGCGAGGCCCTCGCTGCAGGCCGCGACTTCAGCGGCGTGGAAGATTCCTCGCCGCTGCAGACCGTCGCCGTCTACCGCCTGATGCTCGCGGTGCTGCACCGCGCGCTGATGGGCCCCAAAGACGCCGACGAGGCCCTGGAGTACCTCGAGGCGGGGCAGTTTCCACCGGATGCCCTCGAGTCGTACCTCGAGCGGTACGCGCCGCGCTTTGACCTGTTCGGCCCGCAGCCGTTCCTGCAGGTGCCGGACCTGCCCACCGACGGGTACGTGCAAACGTGGGAGCGGCTTGGCGCGGAAGTCGGGGGCGGGAACACCACGCTGCTCTTTAACCCCACCCGCCGCGAGGGCTACGTGTCGCCCGCCCTTACGCCCGCCGAAGCGGCGCGGCGGCTGATCGAGCACCAGACCTTCGCGCTGGGCGGCCTGACCCGCAAGTTCACGTCCGCTGCGACCGGAGCGCCGGTGGCAACCGCCGCGCTCATCATGGCGCGTGGCCGGAACCTGCACGAAACCCTGTGCCTGAACCTCGTACCGTACGTCCAGGGGATCGAGGCCGACGTGCCACCGTGGGAGGCCGCGCCGCTCACCCTGCACGACATGCGGCAGTTCTACCCCAACGGTGGCAAGGAGAAGCTGGCGCAACCGGTGCGCGGCATCGTGCAGGGGTACGTGTGGCAGGGCCGCAGCGTCCGCCTCGAGCGCGAGCAGGACGGCAGCGTGCGCTTTATCGCCTACGCCGAGGGCGTCCCGCCGAACCTGGCGGCCTCATGGCGCGACCCGATGGTCGCGCTGCGCCCGCTCAAGGACGGCACGCTGTACCCGCTCAAGCTGAGCGCCGAGCGCCTGTTCTGGCGGGACTTCGAGGCAATCTTGCCCGACCGGTCGCGCGAGCTGGCCGCGACCGAAGATGGCCGGGTGCGGTTCAGCCAGGGCGCGCAGCCCGCCGTGCTACAACACGCCTTTGAGGTGCTGGGCGAGCTGCGCGGGTCCGCCGTTTTCTCCCTCCCGCTGATGGTCTTCGGGCAGGTGAACGACCAGGCCAAGATCGAGCTGTGGCGCTTCGAGACCTACGATCTGCCCCCGGCCGTGCTGGGCGATCCGGAAGTCGCCCAGCACGTTCCGGACGCGCTTACCCGCGCCAAGGACGTACGGGACGCCCTGAACGCCGCGCTGCGCCGTCTCGCCGAAGGGCTGCTCAGCAGCGGGGAGCGCGACCCGCACAAGGATGACATCTCCCGCCTGACCCGCAGCCTGGGAGCCGAGCAGCAGTACTGGTCCCAGCTCGAGCGTCCTTTTCAGGCTTTTGTGCTGGCCCTGCGCGAGGACGCCGCTCCTGCGCTGTCCGGCTGGAACGCGCAGCTGCGCGCGGCAGCGCTGGACGCCTGGGAGCTGGCCGGGCGCGGCGCGGGACAGAGCGCACGCGCCCTGCGCGCCCGGTACGAAGCCGAACCCTCGCTGATGAAGCAGCTCTACACCCTGACAGGAGGCCAGCGTGACCGCGCAGCCCAAACCCCCGCTTGA
- a CDS encoding Tn3 family transposase yields the protein CWIISSNRRSIPEPFAGTPWPSSCPVLKGNQVTGKWEKYVLTETGVDPVYYELCVLNELSSALRSGDIFVEHSKKFCDFENYLLSRESWKRSLKTFPAMVPLDFDEFWEPRAQELREDLVATDRALKSGDLPEVRIENGQVIVEPLKREQELADGAEVASELLYSMVPPIKITGLLLEVERKVKVAKVFTHLTLGNVAEDFQLLYSVILAEGTNLGLAKMAQASSHNEVKKLIWLHEWYVREDTYLAAMAELTNFQLQQPLAQHWGEGTHSSSDGQHFKTAQKAEGLGTFNHRHGREPGLIFYTHVSEQYSPFFVKVIASTERDALHIVDGLLYHQSDLRIEEHTTDTHGFTDPVFAITHLLGFRFAPRIKGMKDHKIFTPEKMDFEVLKPSVGGKLDVELIRQNWEEILRVVTSIRAGHVTASVILAKLSSYSRKNSLYRAFTELGKYYRTLFMLSWWKDPELRRRSNWNLNKGEALNKLKKVSFFNGLGELRSKDLSNHAKRASGLNTLVSMITVWNTMYLGRAVEHLKSEGTVIPDEILQRISPLGYEHINLTGDYVWRQEELPAEGEFLPLRLKKPGK from the coding sequence TGTGCTGGATCATCTCCAGCAACCGTCGGAGCATCCCTGAACCGTTTGCTGGCACACCTTGGCCATCCTCATGCCCCGTTTTGAAGGGTAATCAGGTGACAGGCAAGTGGGAGAAGTATGTTCTGACTGAGACAGGCGTGGACCCGGTGTATTACGAGTTGTGTGTCCTGAACGAACTTTCCTCAGCCTTGCGCTCTGGGGACATTTTCGTGGAACACAGCAAGAAGTTCTGTGACTTTGAAAACTACCTCCTCTCCAGAGAAAGCTGGAAGAGGTCTCTGAAGACGTTTCCTGCCATGGTTCCCCTGGATTTTGATGAATTCTGGGAGCCTCGTGCCCAGGAGTTGCGCGAGGACCTGGTGGCCACCGACCGTGCCCTCAAATCAGGAGACCTGCCCGAAGTTCGCATTGAAAATGGGCAGGTGATTGTGGAGCCTCTGAAGAGGGAACAGGAACTTGCGGATGGGGCAGAAGTTGCTTCTGAACTCTTGTACAGCATGGTGCCACCGATCAAAATCACCGGGCTCCTTCTGGAAGTGGAAAGAAAGGTCAAGGTGGCAAAGGTTTTCACCCACCTGACCCTGGGAAACGTGGCAGAAGACTTTCAGCTCCTGTACAGCGTCATTCTGGCCGAAGGGACAAATTTAGGCCTGGCGAAGATGGCTCAGGCTTCCAGCCACAATGAGGTCAAAAAACTGATCTGGCTGCACGAGTGGTACGTGCGTGAAGACACCTACCTGGCGGCCATGGCGGAACTGACCAACTTCCAGCTGCAGCAGCCCCTTGCCCAGCATTGGGGTGAGGGGACCCATTCTTCTTCAGATGGACAGCACTTCAAAACCGCCCAGAAGGCTGAAGGCCTGGGGACGTTCAATCACAGGCATGGACGGGAACCCGGGCTGATCTTCTACACCCACGTGTCGGAGCAGTACAGCCCATTTTTTGTCAAAGTCATCGCTTCGACCGAGCGGGATGCCTTGCACATTGTGGATGGCCTGCTGTACCACCAGAGCGATTTACGCATTGAAGAACACACCACGGACACGCACGGATTTACCGACCCGGTGTTTGCCATCACCCACCTGCTGGGCTTTCGGTTTGCCCCCAGGATCAAAGGCATGAAGGACCACAAGATTTTCACTCCTGAGAAAATGGATTTTGAAGTTTTGAAGCCTTCAGTGGGCGGGAAACTGGATGTGGAACTGATCCGCCAAAATTGGGAAGAAATCCTCAGGGTGGTGACTTCGATTCGGGCAGGGCATGTCACGGCTTCGGTGATCCTGGCGAAACTGTCGTCCTACAGCAGAAAGAACAGCCTCTACCGGGCCTTCACGGAACTGGGGAAGTATTACCGGACCCTATTCATGCTGTCCTGGTGGAAAGACCCAGAGTTGCGTCGCAGGTCGAACTGGAACCTGAACAAGGGGGAAGCCCTCAACAAGCTCAAAAAGGTCTCGTTTTTCAATGGCCTGGGAGAACTCAGGTCAAAGGACCTGAGCAACCATGCCAAGCGGGCCAGTGGACTCAATACGCTGGTGTCGATGATCACGGTGTGGAACACCATGTACCTTGGGCGGGCAGTGGAGCACCTGAAGTCGGAGGGGACGGTGATTCCGGATGAAATTTTGCAGCGAATTTCGCCCCTGGGATATGAGCACATCAACCTGACAGGAGATTACGTGTGGCGTCAGGAAGAGTTGCCAGCAGAAGGGGAATTTCTGCCACTGAGACTGAAAAAACCTGGAAAATAA